DNA from Hwangdonia lutea:
CCAAATCTTAAAATAAAATGAAAAAATTAACTCTATTGATGTTGTTTTGTATAGCAACAATTACTTCAAAAGCTCAAAATGATTTAGATGCACTTCTGGCCGCAGGTGTAAAAAATGCAGAACGTTTTGCAAATGATTATTTAATGTCGGGAACCGATGGCTTAATGCACAGCATGAATGCCGGTTGGTTTAATACGGCAGACGCTAAACCACTTGGAGGTTTTGAAATTTCAATAATAGCCAATGCTGCAACCATACAAAATGAGCACAAATCATTTTTAATGAATATTGCAGATTACAATAGCGACCCAGATCAAGATTTTGTGGTGTCGTTTGCCGATGCTTCAACATCAAAATCTGTAGCAACTGCTTTAGGGGAAAATGAACCGGATATTGATATCGTAGTTACTTATAACGATCCTATTTTAGGTCCTCAACAAGAAACCATAACCTTGCCAAGTGGCATTGGTTCGGATACGGCAAACTTACTGCCAACAGCGTTTATTCAAGGTGCTATTGGGCTAAGCAAAGGTATTGAATTAAAAGCGCGTTTTGTGCCTAAAATCAATACCGAAGATGTAGATATTAGCATGTATGGTGCGGGATTACAAATGGAATTTACCAAATGGTTGCCTGCCGATAAATTGTTGCCGGTAGCTATTTCAGGATTGGTGGCTTACACCCATTTGGATGGCACTTACGATATTACAGGATCTTCAGGAATTAGTGGTAGTAATCAACGTATAGAGAATGATACCAATACCTGGTTATTACAATTAATCGCATCAACCAAATTGCCGGTAATCAATTTTTATGGTGGTTTAGGATATATTAAAGGGAAGTCGGAATCAGATTTATTAGGGACTTATACCGTATCAAACGGACCATTATTTTCTCAAACCATTACCGATCCTTTTTCGGTATCAAGCGAAGTGTCATCTGTAAGAGGCACTATTGGTACAAAATTAAAAATCGGTTTTTTCAGATTAAATGCTGAGTACCATTTATCCGAGTTTAATGCATTTTCAGTAGGCGTGAATTTCGGATTTAGATAATAGTTTTTTTGAATTCATTTTTTAATAAATGAATGTTTTAGTTAGTTTATATAATTAGTTGAGTAAAAAGTGCAAGATTTTAATTTTGCACTTTTTTCGTTTGCAGTATTTTAATTCATACTTTTGTTAACCAAAATTTTTAGCGGTAAAACAAACAATAGTCATGTTTTAATTCAAAATAAATAATGACTTTTGACTAGAATTTATAACATATCACAAATCATTTAAAACATAATTTTATGAAAGTTACAGTAGTTGGAGCAGGGGCAGTAGGAGCTAGTTGCGCAGAGTATATTGCGATTAAAAACTTTGCTTCCGAGGTTGTATTATTAGACATTAAAGAAGGCTATGCCGAAGGTAAAGCCATGGATTTAATGCAATGTGCATCTTTAAACGGGTTCGATACCAAAATTACAGGCATCACAAACGATTATAGCAAAACCGCTAATAGCGATATTTGTGTTATTACCTCGGGTATTCCGCGTAAGCCAGGAATGACTCGCGAAGAATTAATTGGTATTAATGCCGGTATTGTAAAATCGGTGTCATCGAGTTTAATCGAGCATTCTCCAAACACCATTATTATTGTGGTGAGTAACCCCATGGATACGATGACGTATTTGGTTCATAAAACAACAGATTTACCTAAAAACAGAATTATTGGTATGGGCGGCGCTTTAGATTCTGCACGTTTTAAATACAGACTAGCTGAAGCCTTAGGAGCTCCAATTAGCGATGTAGATGGGATGGTAATTGGCGGACATAGCGACACGGGTATGGTGCCATTAACATCGCACGCCACACGAAATAGTGTTAAGGTATCTGAGTTTTTATCTGACGACCGATTAAATCAAGTAAAAGAAGATACTAAAGTTGGTGGTGCCACATTAACCAAATTGTTAGGTACTTCGGCTTGGTATGCGCCAGGTGCAGCGGTTTCAGGATTGGTTCAAGCCATTGCTTGCGACCAAAAGAAAATGTTCCCTTGTTCAACTTTATTGGAAGGTGAATACGGTTTAAGCGATTTATGTATTGGCGTGCCTGTGATTTTAGGTGAAAACGGTATCGAAAAAATAGTTGATATTCCGTTGAGCGATGCTGAAAAAACACACATGCAACAAAGTGCCGAAGGCGTTAAAAAAACAAATGGTTTACTTGAATTGTAAACTTTAATATCACAAATTGGATTTTATAATAAAAGACTGTAGAAATACAGTCTTTTATTATTATATTTGGCGCATGAATTCAAAATGGTACATTAGTGCTTTAATAGTTATTATCACCTTATTTGGTGCTGTTTCTCAGCAGCAAGCTATTGTGCCAAATCAAGAAATTGTTCTTCAATTTACAGATGCTTCCATAACACCCGACGAATCCCAAAACACCATTGCTATAATAAAACAGCAATTGCAGGATTTAGGTGTTAGCAATATTCAAATAAAGGAAGAAGAAGGCGGTAAGTTAAAAATCACATATCACAGTGATGCCGATGTTGCAAGTATTAAAAAGACCTTTTCAAAAGAAAAAAACCTCATTTTAGATGCTGGTTTTCCAAGTGAAAATGAAGGCTCTTCAAAGCGTCCTTTTGATGACCATACAGTTAGCTATAAACTCGATGTTTACGAAATACAAAAAGGGCACGATGCGCCGTGGGATTTAAACGGTACCTCGGTTGTTGAGTTAAAACCAGAAAGCAAAAGATTATCAAATCCAAATTTATATGCCTTTGTCAATCCTTTTGATGTCAACGAAAGCGGCGAAAAGGTAGTCTATAAAATTTATTATAATATTGCCATTGCAATAGATAATACTTCACATAAAATACCCGAGGTTAGAGCCGGACCATTGGTTTAAATCACTTCAAAAAACTGCTTTTGTATTCAACTCAAAAGCAATCAAAATTATTAAAATATAAAAACTGTCAATTACTACGAGAAAATTCTATATTTGCTCGTTTTAAAATTGAAACAATTTTTGAACAAGGTAAAACCTTGTGAATCATTAAACTTGTCATTCCCGTAAAAGTGGGAAACTAAGACACAAAAAAACACAAAATGCAAAATAAAGGATTAGTAAAATTATTTGCGCTCTTGTTTGGTTTGGTAAGTATTTACCAATTATCATTCACGTTTAAAGCCAATCAAATTGAGAGTGAAGCCCAAGAAATTGCTATAAATAAAATTCCGGATACCGAGGATGATTTTAGAGCAAAAAGAAGTATTGAAGAAACAAATTACCTTGAGTCTATTGCCAACGATACGGTTTATAATATAGGTATTGCAAAATTCACGTATAATGATGTGAAGCAAAAAGCCATGAATCTTGGTTTGGATTTAAAAGGTGGTATTAACGTAATCTTGCAAGTATCGGTTAAAGATATATTAAAAGGATTGGCCAACAACACCAAAGACCCTGTTTTTAATAAGGCTTTGGATGACGCAACCGAGCTTCAAAAAAATAGTCAAAACACCTATTTAGAAGATTTTTTCATTGCGTTTGATAGAATTAAAGGCGATACAAAATTGGCCTCTCCAGATATATTCTACACCAAAGCTCTAGATGGTGAGATTAATGGAAGTATGAGTGATGATGATGTAAAAGGAGTTATCAGAACCAAAATTGATGAATCGATTGTTTCGGCTTTCGAGGTATTGCGTAAGCGTATTGATGAGTTTGGTGTAACCTCACCAAACATTCAGCGTTTAGGAAATTCTGGTCGTATTTTGGTGGAATTACCAGGGGTTAAAGATGTTGAGCGTGCTACAAGCTTATTACAGAGTACGGCTCAATTAGAG
Protein-coding regions in this window:
- a CDS encoding DUF6588 family protein, encoding MKKLTLLMLFCIATITSKAQNDLDALLAAGVKNAERFANDYLMSGTDGLMHSMNAGWFNTADAKPLGGFEISIIANAATIQNEHKSFLMNIADYNSDPDQDFVVSFADASTSKSVATALGENEPDIDIVVTYNDPILGPQQETITLPSGIGSDTANLLPTAFIQGAIGLSKGIELKARFVPKINTEDVDISMYGAGLQMEFTKWLPADKLLPVAISGLVAYTHLDGTYDITGSSGISGSNQRIENDTNTWLLQLIASTKLPVINFYGGLGYIKGKSESDLLGTYTVSNGPLFSQTITDPFSVSSEVSSVRGTIGTKLKIGFFRLNAEYHLSEFNAFSVGVNFGFR
- the mdh gene encoding malate dehydrogenase, whose translation is MKVTVVGAGAVGASCAEYIAIKNFASEVVLLDIKEGYAEGKAMDLMQCASLNGFDTKITGITNDYSKTANSDICVITSGIPRKPGMTREELIGINAGIVKSVSSSLIEHSPNTIIIVVSNPMDTMTYLVHKTTDLPKNRIIGMGGALDSARFKYRLAEALGAPISDVDGMVIGGHSDTGMVPLTSHATRNSVKVSEFLSDDRLNQVKEDTKVGGATLTKLLGTSAWYAPGAAVSGLVQAIACDQKKMFPCSTLLEGEYGLSDLCIGVPVILGENGIEKIVDIPLSDAEKTHMQQSAEGVKKTNGLLEL